A single genomic interval of Hevea brasiliensis isolate MT/VB/25A 57/8 chromosome 4, ASM3005281v1, whole genome shotgun sequence harbors:
- the LOC110670047 gene encoding uncharacterized protein LOC110670047 isoform X1, whose product MVNYMLMITADLENITSLQPQGGCDDPSFPYFFKVKCGRCGELSQKETCVTLNETVPVPASKGTANLVQKCKFCGREGTVLMVPGKGKLLTQEISDIGKYAPLMMFDCRGYEPEGFVFGSGWKAESAAGTKYEDIDLSGGEFAEYDEKGECPVMISNLRSKFEVVK is encoded by the exons ATGGTGAACTACATGCTAATGATAACCGCCGATCTCGAGAACATCACCAGCCTCCAGCCTCAGGGCGGTTGCGACGATCCTTCTTTCCCTTACTTCTTCAAG GTGAAATGTGGAAGGTGTGGAGAGTTGAGCCAGAAAGAAACATGTGTGACCTTGAATGAGACTGTTCCTGTTCCAGCAAGCAAGGGAACCGCTAATCTTGTTCAGAAG TGCAAGTTTTGTGGGAGGGAGGGAACTGTGTTGATGGTGCCTGGCAAGGGTAAGCTGCTTACCCAGGAAATCAGTGATATAGGGAAATATGCCCCGTTGATGATGTTTGACTGCAGAGGCTATGAACCTGAGGGTTTTGTATTTGGTAGTGGGTGGAAAGCTGAGTCT GCTGCAGGGACTAAATACGAAGATATTGATTTGTCTGGAGGTGAATTTGCTGAATATGATGAAAAGGGGGAGTGCCCAGTAATGATTTCCAACCTTCGTTCTAAATTTGAAGTTGTGAAGTGA
- the LOC110670047 gene encoding uncharacterized protein LOC110670047 isoform X2: MVNYMLMITADLENITSLQPQGGCDDPSFPYFFKVKCGRCGELSQKETCVTLNETVPVPASKGTANLVQKCKFCGREGTVLMVPGKGKLLTQEISDIGKYAPLMMFDCRGYEPEGFVFGSGWKAESVVNCRFIHAFSCSET, encoded by the exons ATGGTGAACTACATGCTAATGATAACCGCCGATCTCGAGAACATCACCAGCCTCCAGCCTCAGGGCGGTTGCGACGATCCTTCTTTCCCTTACTTCTTCAAG GTGAAATGTGGAAGGTGTGGAGAGTTGAGCCAGAAAGAAACATGTGTGACCTTGAATGAGACTGTTCCTGTTCCAGCAAGCAAGGGAACCGCTAATCTTGTTCAGAAG TGCAAGTTTTGTGGGAGGGAGGGAACTGTGTTGATGGTGCCTGGCAAGGGTAAGCTGCTTACCCAGGAAATCAGTGATATAGGGAAATATGCCCCGTTGATGATGTTTGACTGCAGAGGCTATGAACCTGAGGGTTTTGTATTTGGTAGTGGGTGGAAAGCTGAGTCT GTAGTAAACTGCCGGTTCATCCATGCTTTCAGTTGTAGTGAGACGTGA